The stretch of DNA cctcgacTCATCCCAcatgaccactctagtgacatgacacatcaatacaatctaaagccacaacccgtgaaatccgtgcaccagatagcaacattccaagtGTACctaatcgtaacaatgacccaaacaggagaaccgttctgcaagctcgacgagtaccaccccgacgcaatgctaagaacccatcacacaccacataaccataatacacgaatcttacacaagggatcatatttccacatagcTCTGCTGCAAtatgcgaccctatccaaatagtggtccatatgaaacacctctagccgccctgctaaaatcaataaccatgcgcaattcaaCATCAaatacccaaagtgcattaccataaccacagagaagcaaacgacaccatgccacataaaacccgaaagaacataactaatacgtcatcaaccaagcaatattcaatattattcttgctcaaattccactataaggccacaatagaaccgcaccatatgtgcatataaccaacgaatcacaactcctcgtagcatagaagagtaactcacagattatttcagaacacgaataagcttcacatcaactgaatggcacatccttcaagaatagcagtatagagccaatcaatccggctcggtgtagaatacacatcctaattgggcctaccaattggccccaaatcaactatggtcatccaccaatagataaacaacctccgaaagtccacaatgacggaatcataacacTTTATATCATCTGgttagctccggccacaacttcacagtccacaactatgaaataatctgctcctgagaactcccaatctccaattccatagaacacatgaatcaccatatttgaatCCACCTCTACCGcttgaatgcctaacacctctctcatacaaaattatcccacgagaaatactttaaaaaaatttcttccgtgccacctgacaaaaatttgaatatcaacagtcgatcaaccaggagagtaccgcaatactagcgaagtacccataaatcaaaacacactgccccttctgaaatgtacactctcatcaagttataccagatagtaatatcatttacctagtcatcggaaaTTGTTCatgttgcctaagaatttatgtccttcccttcaaaactgaactgtgaccttgtacatgtaattCCTATTCTCcccacaacacaccacatctattatgccattatgtgacaagcataagaattccattatcaactctgagtcactagcaaattacataccttattagtcataaacctctttcttgcttctttctaggggaaaatcataacacacaacatgtTCCGTACATcgatagaaaatatccggttcaaaccatggtagaacccatcatgaacactttgaaatccatttgcacataaccaagctatctgaactgaattcctctaactccaccaagccacacaggttgccaaattcgagagcattgccacgaaacacctataGATACTAGCcatatcataagtacccaaagaaccgatcatacccattactgttctaacccaacctactaccaagctgtcctatttctccaagttctttctaaattgcctacaaattgctactttttccttaTTAGAAccctactatccttaactaaaacttaccccacgaactctagcatagaatcacgccgcgctaaggcttataagccgccgaattccctttttatgtattccaaaggttccacaaccaaaaatctTACTCCGAAGAgattttatgtgaacctaaaactgtttccttcacctttttgatattgaaatgcataattcacaatgatataagatgccacgagtctcaacaccgttcaatgcaactcccaattttctagccatatttataaatcttgaatccattggaaccattctcgagagtcatccactctactcaaatctcgaattaaccgaccaaacggaacGAAATGACATGTGCCCctttagcacaccaacacccaagggaataaagagtaacccacactcctacgcaaccaagcaaattcccgctccatgtacactacattctctgtgaataaccactcaattattgtatggtcctcctataaccatagagtgtaatacaacttgtgtccagaaatacCTTCACCCGAGTCATCCCTGATTTCGaactctacaagtcataactgattcaccggtataccctGAACCGAAACTAATATGACCTATAACCGTGCAATCGACtcatcgatagtagactccctcacttagccttaagctacaattatataaaattagaacccgtaaggatttctccttctcaattaccaaggtctcgcactgttaacctgccagacttctcgaagtcttttattaagcctttcatgaacattctgaatctccagccaaaatcacacacgcggcctcctaccgggtagcaagtaatattcctcgcaaaagcttcatcaacattacgccaccgctagctgcacacaagagataacccacatgtggaatttcttaccgacatcttccaatgacactgcactgagtgcaacgaccactaaatccgtaaattctcctgaattcatgctcgcccaccatttgtataagtctgcactttccctattgacctcaactgtacgtcaacaatacctttcgaactcaagtcatattgcacctgacacgataatcagatctttacgcctctattcatttcaaacacactcctttctgccatattcaattttcctttgtacactaaccattaCTCCAAATAGAGTTtgcaggccgattcacatactaacacgattccaaaccattctacactttctcaaggcgcacgactaccctactagtgaattcatatgctaatttgccactcttacttcggttaaatcatctcctttaagaaacttctcaacctctacttctcctacttgacctgctagtacttcaaccaccgcgaaacacttcccgccatgtcttccctcatactttgctacccaactgctgcatcaaatcgaaatgtatctctgtcgcacctgaaccaataaaatgttaccgacgctaagtctcttcgaagatcatctttctcgagcgatcaacatcaaaaatacccattcacaaccacaattactacacaatcacttactcttcttgagtccaaactcttTGACAAgatatgagaatttaatttgcctcaaaatttaacaacgtgaaagatccttcaaaacattcacactcgagaccgtacatcacatcaaaacgaaaatcaagcacccaatggccttcctttacatttcaaggaaacacttctcgtcacattcaaatcgtcttaacacatcccgcagttacatcatactcatcacaaaaccATTCCACCGTTCTTAAGCACAAATTCCACACCTGCGACCCTAGGTTCCTCACCTGCGGGCGCACACCTGCGTAACACTTCCGCTTCTGGGGAACCATCCCAACTcttcctttccgcatctgcgctcaaggcacctacgggctcgcagatgcgaccaattcttcgcacctacgTTCCCAGCCTTGGCTTTCCATTTCCGCATATGCGGCTTCCCCAAAcacaccagcgacctcgcacttgcgactcctccttctgcaggtgcggaaatagctgtagcagcagcttcagctgcattttccaactttgacaaatccgctaaccacccggaatcaccccgagaccctcgggacctcaaccaaaaataccaaaaagtcatatatcaacataccaacttaatcgaaccttcgaatcactcaaaacaacatcaaatcatcaaattaccctcggatccaagcctaagaacttctaaatttccaaattcggcaatcaATGCCGAAACTAAcgaaaccacgtccgaatgacctcaaattttgcactcacCTCAAAAATGacaatacgaacctactccaacttccagaattacattgcgaccccgatatcaaatttttcactgccgaccgaaatcgtcaaatttccaactttcgccaattcaagcctaattctaccacgagcctccaaattacattccagtcgcgctcctaagtccaaaatcacctaacgaagctaatgtaaccatcagaattccaatccaaggtcaaatgATAAAgtgtcaaattttggtcaactctcccaattcaaagcttcaacaatgaaattctttcttccaattcgattccgaaatacctgcaacccaaaagcgatgattcacacaagtcaaagtacatcatacggagctactcatactCTCAAACAACCGaacgaagtgcaaatgttcaaaacgacctgtcgggtcgttacacgcattcgcgaagaagagaggtcagtttagaaagtttaagttcaaaaaatgggacttcgtcccattttccatttttaacgatttggagctcggattgaggcgatatttgggtgattttaaaaggaaacaatggggtaagtatttttaactcattgttggttaaattacctgaatccatggttatttttatcatttaattggtgaattgagttggaaaagtttgaaaaccctcttgatttaaattgaagatttgagagtcgagttggggtcggattttagtaaagttggtatggttagactcgtggttgcatgggcttccggattttgtaacttttgtcgagttccgaggcgtgggccctacgggcgatttttgagctaattttcggattttttatggaaaattattattttcttatggaattaattccaatgaattttattgactgaaacgaattatttatggctagattcgaggcgtttggagaccaattgaCGAGAcaagggcatagcagagtaaagaatttcatggcttgaggtaagtaacagttttaaatctggtcctgagggtatgaaaccccgggttttggtatcatgcgattattttggaagtgacacatatgctaggtgacgggcgtgtgggcatgcaccaaggggattgtgacttggatCGTCCcggaaaaactgtaaagttgaataatttgttgttagctatatgctctctatgtgttgataaattttgactgtaaatcatgttagaaatcatgcttaggctatgtgatagtactgttgggacccacagaggtcacgtacttgttgaattgcctgctaaatgctatatgtactcagtctcagtttttgcttgcacattttatctcagtctttgttattattattgatacatcatatcattgttgtttgggctgatttcatgattattgagagcctgagagactggagagatttatgactgagtgaggccgagggcctgatggtgagatattgatactatagcatgtgagttgtccgtgcagcacgtgagttggccgtgaagATCCTTATtgtatactatagcacgtgagttggccgtgcggatccttatattgtactatagcacgtgagttggctgtgcagatccttatattatactatagtatgtgagttggccgtgtggatccttatattatactatagcacgtgagttggtcgtgcaacacgtgagttggccatgcggatccttatattatactatagcacgtgagttggccgtgcgtcacgtgagttggctgtgcggatccagatatttatattatggtacgtaagttgtccgtgcagattatagcgcttgggctgtaggagcccctccggagtctgtacacccccagtgagcgcgggtacccattgagagtgagtgatgagggctgggagcctagtgagtggTTGTTGTCCTAATaagttgtacttgattttcatttgttgttgcacttagttgctatctatcattgttgtgaaatctctgaaagattgttgatatacggattacatgaacgagaactgtataaaaatttatttgacattaaactgccagatttgatagcatgtctattctttgctggaattactggaaatgaaccacaactatgtagctcgttactatcttcagttccttatttattattgttacttgctgagttggttgtactcatactacaccctgcactttgtgtgcagatccaggtatttccggataTAGCGGGTATTGATCCTTTTGCGCtgttgattttccggagattttGAGGCAGCTGTCGCATTTCaaagaccttgtctctccttctctatctctttgttcactgtatttggtctcagactattatagactatatttttcaaacttgtattcatattagatgctcatgtactcagtgacaccaggttttgaggagtgtttgtattgtatttaaatattatattttcaaccttaaagagaagttttggtttattgagattatagtcttgcctagtatcgagataggcgccatcacgacagattggaattttgggtcatgacatgaaTCTCTCTAGCAAAACaaattatattatgttattaaataaaaataatcaaaattaGTAAAAACAAAGACATCTTACCGCATCATAAGATACTGCTTGGAAGGACTTTCTGCCACAAATATGATTCAtttcttatttttccttattaGTTTTATTTCGTGCAACTCATTTGCTGCATGAATATGTTATAATTTAAGTAAGAAAGTATAAGAAGAAACTAAGAAATATTATAAAGTTAAATCCATTTAATTTTGATGTACTCCTAATTACCTTAAAAGCATCAGAACTGAAAAAGTCCCCTAAGAAATTCCATTCAGCTTCATTAACCTCTGCTGGCATGTTATGCAAGCTTTCCTCCTTCGTAGCAAATTTATTGAAATGATCGTGGAGCCTACTACGACGATATCGATATAAATTATTAGCTGTTTCAAGGATAGTATCTCGATTGTGTTGTGTGTCTGGAAGTTGAAAGGTGTCAtgcactcaaaaaaaaaaaaacttaagtgAGCTTACTTAGAATAGAACTTTCATTGTCTGCTTTTGTATTGAGGACCTTTCAGGTCAACATATCTAAATCTGGTTTACCACTGATAAATTATTAGTATACTTTATTTGTATACTTACATCATTGTTCTAGTGAATTGTTCAAGTTCAACAATAATCTTGTATTCAGAATTTGCTTGTATATTATCTTAGCTACCTTAACAAATAAGTATGAGTTGAATTAATCAAATGAGACGTTACAAAAAGGAAGTTTATAAATAAGAATTTGATAAGCTGATCAAGAAAGGGACCATTTTTTTAGAATTTAACAGGTGATCGAGAATTACCAGCATATGAGCAACAATTCTATCTTTTGCTAGATTAGGGACATCCTTCCATTTCTTGACATCATGCCTAGCATGGAGGAGAACTTTGACTGAGAGCTCGGTAACAAAATCTTTAGCTCCAGGGCCTACTGCTACTGTTCTATCCGGTGGAATaatcaccttcaacttttcattgTCAATGTCTTTCTGTTTCTTTTGAACTGAAAACCATGTTGTCTTCCCCCTTCCCTTTATCTTTTTTCCTTCAGCCACATAGGAAAATATTTAGGTATATAGCAAATTAAACCTATACAAGCAAGAGATTTTAAAGGGCTAAAATTTTAACGAATGAAATAACTTACCTGGATGCGAACTTGAAACTACATCAGCTGTAGGTTCAGTATTATTAGAAACATGCACATATATTGTCATGATAGGCTGTAAtatgttaaaaaaatatattattggaCATTAGtcaaatgtaacgacccagccggttgtttcgagagttataacccagttttcactatttcaacttatttttgtgttattcagctatattatgttatatcgggttagttggttcgggaccggagtggtttcagagtgaattgagacacttagtctcttaagtagaaacttaagttggaaaagtcaaccggatatggatctatatgtaaacaatctcggatttgaattctgatggttctgttagctccgttaggtgattttggacttaggagtgcatgcggaatgtgatttggaggtccgtggtagaattaggcttgaattggcgaaattgaaaatttggagatttcggtcggcagtggaaaatttgatatcggggtcggaatgaaattccggaagttggagtaggttcgtagtgtcatttgtgacgtgtgtgcaaactttgaggtcattcagatgtggtttggttggttttggcatcggttgccgaatttagaaatttagaagttcttaggcttgaatccgagggtaatttgatgatttgatgttgttttgagtgattcgaaggttcgactaagttggtatgttgatatatgacttgttggtatttttggttgaggtcccgagggcctcagggtgattctgaggtagttaacggatttgtcgaagttggaaaatgtagCTGAAGCTGctactactgctattttcgcacctgtggaagaaagagtcgcaggtgcgaggccgctggtgcgcgtagggagtgcgcaggtgtgggcaatgctgggctaggcaggatgtgcaggtgcgagttagaggtcgcatctgcgagcccgcaggtgcgaaacctggggcgcagatgcggaaagggggatgctgggcaggcttcacAGAAGCGGAGTAGACGCGCAGGTGCGTCTTCGCCGGCGCGGGGTTTTGGACCGCTGATACGGAagctgggctcctaagtgagttccgcacctgcgatggattgttCCACAGGTGCGGTGGCGCAAAAGCGTGCAATTTTTCACAGGTgcaaaaaacctgggcagaaaccataaatagaacccttagcgattttggttcatttccaccattttcaagtcgatttttggagcttttggagtgatgttTGAAGAGTGATTCAAGggatatcagtgaggtaagttgcttgagccctaatacttgtatacatgGTGATTTTGCGTTGTtcaatcattgtaattagtgaaaatgaggggttagggtttggaatttttggaaagtaatttaaggatttgagggaccaaacgatatcgtgttttgatgaatttggtatggttagactcatgagtgaatgagatttctagttttgtaaattttgtcggatttcgagacgtggacccggggccgggtttgagccaattttgagttttggtctaattttgtagtttttcttgtgtaattcatcccattagcgcgtattgatggtattgtactgattgtgaatagattcggagcatttggaggccgagtccagaggcaagaccattgcgggttagagatttgactggtttgaggtaagtaacgattgcaaatctagtcctgagggtatgaaaccccagattttataTCATtgtactatttttagtgacgcacgtgctaggtgaccggcgtgtgggcgtgcactgtttgggatttgtgacttggtccgtcccgtagcaactgtaaagttgcatattttatggaaattatatgatacttatatgttttagaaagaatttttgtaaattgggctgaatgccatgtttgggccttgcaccaaagctgtttggacccttaggggctgtttcttaccatcctctcattgttttcgattgaaaatctatactcagtcatgcttatatttg from Nicotiana tomentosiformis chromosome 11, ASM39032v3, whole genome shotgun sequence encodes:
- the LOC104115656 gene encoding uncharacterized protein isoform X3, which encodes MTIYVHVSNNTEPTADVVSSSHPGKKIKGRGKTTWFSVQKKQKDIDNEKLKVIIPPDRTVAVGPGAKDFVTELSVKVLLHARHDVKKWKDVPNLAKDRIVAHMLIWSIWRPSTEARALRGRDLTGLRIS
- the LOC104115656 gene encoding uncharacterized protein isoform X2 — protein: MTIYVHVSNNTEPTADVVSSSHPGKKIKGRGKTTWFSVQKKQKDIDNEKLKVIIPPDRTVAVGPGAKDFVTELSVKVLLHARHDVKKWKDVPNLAKDRIVAHMLCMTPFNFQTHNTIEILSLKQLIIYIDIVVVGSTIISINLLRRRKACITCQQRLMKLNGIS
- the LOC104115656 gene encoding uncharacterized protein isoform X1, whose product is MTIYVHVSNNTEPTADVVSSSHPGKKIKGRGKTTWFSVQKKQKDIDNEKLKVIIPPDRTVAVGPGAKDFVTELSVKVLLHARHDVKKWKDVPNLAKDRIVAHMLDKLIEIVDEQIQEVEEGTDMDPIVNAAFVKLVGEKSGYCRGQGSGVKPASRRTMHVTQEQLQAQQREVEEERHK